In Candidatus Woesearchaeota archaeon, the genomic stretch ATGCATAAGAATATTTCTTTTATTCTAAATTTTCAATTTAGATTTTTTATTCAAAAAATAAATTTTTAGATAAAAATAGATAATTAGTTGTTGTTTATACTCAATCGGATGAAGCCTATTATTGAAAATATTTATAAATGAGACTTAAGTTTCTTTATTATTAATCTTGCTGAGGTCGCATAATTCGGTATTGCGCTACACTGCTAAGACAGTGCAAGACACTACCATGCGATGGCAGTATTAGGATTGGGAAGTCAAACCCCTCAAATTTGGCACTTATACATGCTGAGGTCGCTTAATTCGGTATAGCGCTACACTGCTAATGTAGTTCCTTTGGAATTGCGGGTTCAAATCCCGTCCTCAGCGTTCTTAAATTTTACATATTCTTGATATTATGAAATTTTGTTTCATAGAAAATACTAAATTAATATATTATTACACAATCTAAAAAATAAATACGATTAGCTGTTTTGATATCAATTTTAGGGATTTTCTAACATTAAACGAGGTTAGTATAGTATATATTTAGTGTTAGAATAGAATTATGTTATGGGATTTCAAAAGGGATTAGAAATTAATTAACATAATTAAAAAATAAAACCACTCATACACGAAAGTACAAAGGCAACAGTTCTAGTTTTTAGTATGTTGTTTTTATCTTAAATTACATAAGACACAAATATATGCTCTATAAAAAATCAGAATGATAAATAGAGATATAAGTAAAAATAATAAATCAAATATAATATATAAAAGGATAGGTTGCCTTAATTATGATTCCAAAATTCAAGAAGAAATAATTATTGCTGGGGGAAATTATACTGTTAAATTAATTATAAATTCTTTAGGTTCAAATGAGAATAATCTTAACTCATTACTTAACTTTTCAAAACTACTTAACTTTTTTCATAATGTTCTACTACTGGGGCTATATCGTAGTAAGCCTACATTTGAGGGAGGTTCAAAATGGTAGAAAAATCTACAAAAAAGCTTAACTTTTCAAAAAAGCTTAACTCTAACACTTTACAACAACGGCGTAATGTACCTAAAAAGCTTAAATTAACTAAGGGTGAAAAGGAAGTTTTGCATCTTTTACACATTGAGTGTTTAACTCCTGTTCAGATAGCTAAAAGGCGAAAAGTAAGCAAATCAGCAGTTTCTCAAATAATTAAAAGACTTAAAGAAAAAGGGTTTTTCAATGCTGGATTAAAAAGCTTAACTCATGGTGGGGTGACTTCACAATCCCTTACGAGGGAACATCCATTTAGATTGCATGCTCAAAGGTTCTATATTGAGATTTTAGATAGGACAGATGCCTTTATGAAAAAAATCCGACAAATTGGAAAAGGCATTGAGTATGTAGATGGCAATTATATAACTTATAATGAGAAATATATTCAAATATTAGGAAAAAAAGATTTTTGGGCTGATACGCCTCTTGAAGCAGAAGAACAAAGTTTAGAATATTGGACTAAATTTATTTTAAGATTAGAACAAAAATTAAAAGTAGTTCTTCTGAAAAATGGATATGAAAATATAAGATATTCTAAATCGGGAGAATTTGCAGAAACTAATAATGAGCTTGCCAGAGATTACAATGATAGAAAAGATAAATTGATGGTTCGTGGAACTGAAGATAATAAAGTTTGGCTTATTGTAGATAATTCTTTTAATTTGCATGAAATGGAGACAACACACTCTAAATTTTCAATGGATGATGCAATAAAGGTTACTGACCATTTTAACGACATAAGAGATTTCCCAGTTTTGAGACCAAGTGATATTTCAAGGATTGTAGGAGAGATTAGTAGAAATGTTGAAGAATTGACAAAACACCAAGCTCAAATGTTTAATTCTCAAACGAATACAAATGAACAATTAAAAGCAGTGATTGGACTTCATCAAAATTTAGTCAATATGGCAAATCCAGAAATAAACAAAAATAATGGAGGTAAGACTGAAGATTTCGATATTAGGAATTCTAGTATGTTTATGTAAAATGAAGTCTTATGTTGAAATTAAACGAAAAGGAATTGAGTTCAATAAAGAATTCTCTCAAAAGTTTATTAAGCAAATTCTAAAAGATAAAGGAATTAGAGAAGGTGGGTCTAGTGAATATTCATTATGGGGCTTTCCCAAAGATAATCCTCAAATTTGGTATATTGTAAAAGGAGATTATAGAAAAAGAGTTGTAAGGGAAATTACACCATCACTTGTTTGTAAGTATGTTAGTCGATGTTTGAATAATTATGTTTCTAATGAGGTGTATGGATAAATGTTTGATGTTTATTATTTTCCGACATTTCAAGAAGAAACAAAATTCATTCTTTCTAAATATGAAAGAAGCTTAGTTGAAAAATTCATTATAAAAAACCTTGAGCCTAGTGGAGATAAAAAAGGAGACTCTTTAACTTATGATTTTTTTAGGGAATTTAAAATCAATGGTAAAAGGGTTTATTTCTTAATCTATAAAGATATTGCTATAATTCTACTGGTTAGTGCAAGTAAAAACAAAAAAGACCAACAAAAAGTAATTAATAAAATTAAAGAGAATTTGAAATTATATAAAGAATATGCTATAAAATTATATGAGATTAAGGAAAAATCTTAATCTTTTGTAAAACAACCTGGTTTAAATTTGATTGCCTTTCCTTCAATTAATTCTTGAAGACATCTCTCA encodes the following:
- a CDS encoding helix-turn-helix domain-containing protein — protein: MVEKSTKKLNFSKKLNSNTLQQRRNVPKKLKLTKGEKEVLHLLHIECLTPVQIAKRRKVSKSAVSQIIKRLKEKGFFNAGLKSLTHGGVTSQSLTREHPFRLHAQRFYIEILDRTDAFMKKIRQIGKGIEYVDGNYITYNEKYIQILGKKDFWADTPLEAEEQSLEYWTKFILRLEQKLKVVLLKNGYENIRYSKSGEFAETNNELARDYNDRKDKLMVRGTEDNKVWLIVDNSFNLHEMETTHSKFSMDDAIKVTDHFNDIRDFPVLRPSDISRIVGEISRNVEELTKHQAQMFNSQTNTNEQLKAVIGLHQNLVNMANPEINKNNGGKTEDFDIRNSSMFM